The Novosphingobium aromaticivorans DSM 12444 genome segment CGCCCGGCGTGGCGCCAGGCACCGGCAGACCAAGACCCGGATACTCGGGCCCACCGATCCAGACCAGCGTCAACCGCTTGCCGATGCGCGGCTCGATCAGCCATGCCATGGCAAGGTCCGTGAGACCCGCGCCCGCGCAATAAAACAGGGGCAGCGGGTCGTCGCGCATCGCCTCGGCGATGATAGCATCGGTTGCGGCGGTGCGCGCCGAGACCTGCATCGAGGGCATCGCCCTTTCCGAACCCGCAATCACCGGCACCTTGCCCGACAGGCCCATGACGCCCAGCAGCTCACGCGCCCGGTTGGCGCCGTCCGTCGCCTGATGCTCCGACTTGGACCACGCTTCGTCGGCGTGGAGGTGCGAGCCGATGATCGCGCGGATATCGACCGAAGGCGAGCGCAGGTGCTGTGCCAGTTGCACCAGCCCGTCAGGATCGCCGGACAGGTCGTTGTCGACGATCACGCGGCAACGGTGCTGGTCGCTCGCCGCAAAGGCATGGGCCGGCAGCACGCAGGCGCCCGCCGCCGCGGGAAGGAGGCCGAGAAATGTGCGTCGCTTCATGGTTGACCTCCCTGGATGGCGGCGGCGGTGCGCTGCAACAGAACGAGAATGCGCGCTTCGATGTCCGGACCGAAGCGAACCGCCGGCACGGCGACGCTAAGCGCGCCGGCCAGTTGCCCGTCCAGCCAGACCGGCGCCGCCATTCCGCAGATGCCGACGGTCGCCTCCTCGCGGGCGATGCTGATGCCGCGCGCCATGATCCGGGCGAAATCGGCGCGAAGGTCGCGCTCCGAGGTTCGCGTATTGGGCGTCAGCACCGCGCGGTCCGTCTCCGCAAAGTAGCGCGCCAGTTCCTGCGGCGGCATCCATGCCAGCATGAGCTTGCCCGCAGCCAGCGCATGAAGCGGACGGCGCGTCCCAGGATCGACCGCATAGCGCAGCGCGTGGTCGCTCGCCTCGGTGACCAGCGCCTCGACTTCCCAGCCACGGCGGACCATGAACGAGGAGGTTTCGTTCAACTCGCTGCGCAGCGCCCGCACCAGCGGCGCCACGCGGTCCTCCAGCGTCAGGGCCGCCTCGGGCGCGCGCAGGCGCTGGAGCCCCGGCCCCGGAAGATAGCGCCGCCCTTCGCGGGTCAGGTATCCCCGCTCGGTCAGCGTGGCGAGCAGGTAGGACAGGCTGCTGACCGGAATGGCCAGCGCACCCGCGATCTCCTGCGCCACGGCGCCCTGCCGGTTCGCGACAACGTACTCGATCACGTCGAGCGTGCGCATCGCGGACTTGACCGGGTTGGAGGCGGCTGAGGCGTTCACTTGAAGATCAGGCTTCCGCGCCGCTCGGCAAAACGCCAGCCATC includes the following:
- a CDS encoding nucleoside hydrolase; translation: MKRRTFLGLLPAAAGACVLPAHAFAASDQHRCRVIVDNDLSGDPDGLVQLAQHLRSPSVDIRAIIGSHLHADEAWSKSEHQATDGANRARELLGVMGLSGKVPVIAGSERAMPSMQVSARTAATDAIIAEAMRDDPLPLFYCAGAGLTDLAMAWLIEPRIGKRLTLVWIGGPEYPGLGLPVPGATPGEYNITIDVLAAQVIFNRSDIPIWQVPRNTYRRMLMSMAELEQMKAQGGTGAWLVEQIEGVSQAAAGAGLKVGETYALGDSPLVTLTALQSAFEADPSSSDYVMVPAPTVMADGTCKRNPKGRPIRVYTTIDTRLTFGDMMAKLGKQGLRK
- a CDS encoding IclR family transcriptional regulator; the protein is MNASAASNPVKSAMRTLDVIEYVVANRQGAVAQEIAGALAIPVSSLSYLLATLTERGYLTREGRRYLPGPGLQRLRAPEAALTLEDRVAPLVRALRSELNETSSFMVRRGWEVEALVTEASDHALRYAVDPGTRRPLHALAAGKLMLAWMPPQELARYFAETDRAVLTPNTRTSERDLRADFARIMARGISIAREEATVGICGMAAPVWLDGQLAGALSVAVPAVRFGPDIEARILVLLQRTAAAIQGGQP